A DNA window from Enterobacter asburiae contains the following coding sequences:
- a CDS encoding GNAT family N-acetyltransferase, with amino-acid sequence MDILEGHNKFYVNDANGNQVAEIVFVPTGEHLSIIEHTDVDESLKGQGVGKQLVAKVVEKMRGENRKIIPLCPFAKHEFDKTREYDDIRA; translated from the coding sequence ATGGATATTCTGGAAGGCCATAACAAGTTTTACGTCAATGATGCGAACGGCAACCAGGTCGCGGAGATCGTCTTTGTACCGACCGGCGAGCACCTGAGCATTATCGAGCACACCGACGTGGATGAGAGCCTGAAAGGGCAGGGCGTCGGTAAACAGCTGGTGGCGAAAGTGGTGGAGAAGATGCGCGGTGAGAACCGTAAAATTATCCCGCTGTGCCCGTTCGCGAAGCATGAGTTTGATAAAACGCGGGAATATGACGATATTCGGGCGTAA
- a CDS encoding ABC transporter ATP-binding protein gives MIELAVDDLHLTYGDNPVLKGVSMNLKRGEVVSLLGPSGSGKTTLLRAVAGLEKPTQGSIVIGNNKVYDGTPRSEVPAEERNLGLVFQSYALWPHKTVFENVAYPLKLRKVPAKEIQQRVQDVMDQLGLGHLGKRHPHQLSGGQQQRVAIGRALVYNPPVILLDEPLSNLDAKLREEARVFLRELIIKLGLSALMVTHDQNEAMSISDRILLLNNGKIEQQGTPQEMYGSPKTLFTAEFMGSNNRLHGKVTEVRDGKARIEGKGWVLWGQAGEGVQSGEEATAVIRVERVAVVEGPGENQLELPLLTSMYLGDRWEYLFRTVGDDFVIRAYGHEVRDPQHCHLSLPEKHVWVFPKG, from the coding sequence ATGATTGAATTAGCGGTTGACGATCTGCACTTAACCTACGGCGACAATCCTGTTTTAAAAGGTGTCTCCATGAACCTGAAGCGCGGCGAAGTGGTCTCTCTATTAGGCCCCTCCGGCAGCGGTAAAACCACCCTGCTGCGCGCCGTCGCGGGTCTGGAAAAACCGACCCAGGGGTCGATTGTCATTGGCAATAATAAAGTTTACGACGGCACGCCGCGCAGCGAGGTCCCGGCGGAAGAGCGTAACCTTGGGCTGGTGTTCCAGTCCTATGCCCTGTGGCCGCACAAGACCGTGTTTGAGAACGTGGCCTATCCGCTCAAGCTGCGCAAAGTCCCGGCCAAAGAGATCCAGCAGCGCGTGCAGGACGTGATGGACCAGCTTGGTCTGGGCCATCTTGGCAAACGTCACCCGCACCAGCTCTCCGGCGGGCAGCAGCAGCGCGTGGCGATTGGCCGGGCGCTGGTGTACAACCCGCCGGTAATTTTGCTGGACGAGCCGCTTTCCAACCTCGACGCCAAGCTGCGCGAAGAGGCCCGCGTGTTCCTGCGCGAGCTGATTATCAAGCTCGGCTTATCGGCTCTGATGGTGACGCACGACCAGAATGAAGCAATGTCCATTTCCGACCGCATCCTGCTGCTTAACAACGGCAAAATTGAGCAACAGGGCACGCCGCAGGAGATGTACGGCTCGCCGAAAACGCTGTTTACCGCCGAGTTTATGGGCAGCAACAACCGCCTGCACGGCAAAGTCACCGAAGTGCGCGACGGCAAAGCGCGTATCGAAGGAAAAGGTTGGGTGCTGTGGGGCCAGGCCGGTGAAGGGGTGCAGAGCGGTGAAGAAGCGACGGCTGTGATCCGCGTCGAGCGCGTGGCGGTGGTCGAGGGACCAGGGGAAAATCAGCTTGAGCTGCCGCTGCTCACCAGCATGTATCTCGGCGACCGCTGGGAGTACCTGTTCCGCACGGTGGGAGATGATTTTGTGATCCGCGCGTATGGGCATGAGGTTCGGGATCCGCAGCACTGCCATCTTTCGTTGCCTGAGAAGCATGTTTGGGTGTTCCCGAAAGGGTGA
- a CDS encoding sensor histidine kinase, with translation MKRRLSFQVKLFLALVCFSCLLLVLLGTILFHFIDRQLHHDLGQRARVQASQIALMPGLAAMVAARDIPGIARLIQPLRAESDASYIVIGDTEEQHLYHSESPERINLPMIGGDNAEVLKGKTIISVRQGGIGVSLRSKAPIFNAQHQVIGIVSVGYLTSYIANINARILWQSGLYGAALLLLLFIFSWLFTRNLKKQMFRLEPKDIAQLVLQQRALLEAMYEGVFAVNGEKQLILINRAAREMLDIRQSENELIGKPLEDILQTAPGFLSQRYASVSAGSHDQIAVLNQREVIVNRVAIEVEPGVESGWVYSFRDKNDINTLSSQLSQIKRYADNLRIMRHEQLNWTATLVGLLQMKHYDEAIRYIQVQSEGAQRVLDFVSAHFVSPALCGLLLGKYVSAREKGIELLFDPACQLTRMPAALSETELMSIIGNLLDNAVEATLNAPVHAPVELYISDRNQELLIEVADRGCGVDDALKPHIFRQGFSSKPDSENDIVGTEHGIGLFLVAGYIDKAGGSIEIADNTPQGTIFSVFIPNGRQHDPTT, from the coding sequence ATGAAACGCAGACTCTCTTTTCAGGTAAAGCTGTTTTTAGCGCTGGTGTGCTTCTCCTGCCTGCTGTTAGTTCTGCTGGGAACAATCCTGTTCCATTTTATTGACCGACAGCTCCATCACGATCTCGGCCAGCGCGCCCGGGTTCAGGCCAGCCAGATCGCGCTGATGCCGGGTCTGGCGGCAATGGTAGCGGCCAGAGATATTCCGGGCATAGCCCGGTTAATTCAGCCGCTGCGCGCCGAAAGCGATGCCAGCTACATTGTGATTGGCGATACCGAGGAGCAGCACCTTTATCATTCGGAATCCCCGGAGCGTATTAATTTACCGATGATCGGCGGGGATAATGCCGAGGTGTTAAAGGGCAAAACCATTATTTCCGTGCGTCAGGGCGGAATTGGCGTGTCGCTACGCAGCAAAGCGCCTATCTTCAACGCGCAGCATCAGGTGATTGGTATTGTCTCGGTCGGCTATCTGACGTCGTATATTGCCAATATTAACGCCCGCATTCTCTGGCAGTCCGGGCTATACGGCGCTGCGCTTCTGCTGCTGCTGTTTATTTTCTCCTGGCTGTTTACCCGCAATTTAAAAAAACAGATGTTCCGGCTGGAGCCGAAAGATATCGCTCAGCTGGTTTTGCAGCAGCGCGCGCTATTAGAAGCCATGTACGAAGGGGTATTTGCCGTTAATGGCGAGAAGCAGCTGATTTTAATTAACCGCGCGGCACGCGAAATGCTGGATATTCGGCAAAGTGAGAATGAACTTATCGGGAAACCGCTGGAAGACATTCTGCAGACGGCGCCGGGGTTTTTATCCCAGCGCTACGCCTCGGTGAGCGCTGGCAGCCACGACCAGATTGCGGTGCTGAACCAGCGCGAGGTGATCGTCAACCGGGTAGCCATTGAGGTCGAACCGGGCGTTGAAAGCGGTTGGGTATACAGCTTTCGCGACAAAAATGACATCAACACGCTCAGCAGCCAGCTCAGTCAGATCAAACGCTATGCGGATAACCTGCGCATTATGCGCCACGAACAGCTGAACTGGACCGCCACGCTGGTCGGGCTACTGCAGATGAAACATTATGACGAGGCGATCCGTTACATTCAGGTGCAGTCAGAAGGCGCGCAGCGCGTGCTGGACTTTGTCTCAGCCCATTTTGTCTCCCCGGCGCTGTGCGGGCTGCTGCTCGGAAAATACGTCAGCGCGCGCGAAAAAGGCATCGAGCTGCTGTTTGACCCCGCCTGCCAGCTCACCCGGATGCCTGCCGCGCTGAGTGAAACGGAGCTGATGTCCATTATTGGTAATCTGCTGGATAACGCCGTGGAGGCGACACTCAACGCCCCGGTCCACGCGCCGGTAGAACTCTATATTTCTGACCGTAACCAGGAGCTGCTGATCGAGGTGGCTGACCGGGGCTGCGGGGTGGACGATGCGTTGAAGCCGCACATTTTCCGCCAGGGATTCAGCAGCAAGCCGGACAGCGAAAACGACATTGTGGGTACCGAGCACGGTATTGGCCTGTTTCTGGTGGCAGGATATATCGACAAGGCCGGCGGCAGCATTGAGATTGCCGACAACACGCCGCAGGGCACTATTTTTTCTGTGTTTATTCCGAATGGGCGACAGCATGACCCGACCACTTGA
- a CDS encoding VENN motif pre-toxin domain-containing protein, whose translation MTDHLVSALYGDKKSSDLTAEEKRLVSSLVSIAGGLAGAAVTDGSVSMAAMASETAKVEVENNSLSKDKPNIFDINPMLKIGIEDADGELLKGGGGIAKDGGRAVSSLEGAKLKEYYRQAEKYGQAGVKELENGNYRFYGDMTPSRTTGEMAGALLVREWDPKTGQTRTWFETLDHAGNIRSVAPKPVTNDKNHHIYDADGNYQGRR comes from the coding sequence ATGACGGACCATCTGGTTAGCGCGCTGTATGGAGATAAAAAATCCAGTGACCTGACAGCAGAGGAGAAACGGCTGGTCAGTAGCCTCGTGAGTATCGCGGGTGGGCTGGCAGGTGCTGCGGTGACGGATGGCAGTGTCTCCATGGCGGCGATGGCGTCAGAAACGGCGAAGGTGGAGGTTGAGAATAACTCGCTGAGTAAGGACAAACCAAATATCTTCGATATTAATCCAATGCTGAAAATTGGAATTGAGGATGCAGACGGAGAGTTGCTGAAAGGTGGCGGTGGAATAGCAAAAGATGGGGGGCGTGCAGTTAGTTCCCTGGAAGGAGCGAAGCTAAAAGAATACTATCGACAGGCTGAGAAATATGGGCAAGCTGGGGTTAAGGAACTGGAGAATGGAAATTATCGCTTTTATGGTGATATGACGCCTTCCAGAACAACTGGAGAAATGGCTGGAGCTCTACTGGTAAGAGAGTGGGATCCAAAAACAGGTCAAACCCGAACTTGGTTTGAAACACTTGATCATGCTGGCAATATTCGTAGTGTGGCTCCGAAACCCGTTACTAATGATAAGAACCACCATATTTATGATGCTGATGGGAATTATCAAGGAAGGAGATAA
- a CDS encoding ABC transporter permease — protein sequence MNTLRRKWQSLPRGIVVLITALVIYTPLSFIVIQSFLSAPFFSPSKEWSFESFEFIFTDPDFYKALKSGFILAFGLVFISIPLGGVLAFLMVRTDLPGRRLIEPLILVPIFVSPMVLGFGYVVAAGPVGFLSQWAQALIGFVPWNIYDMSSIVVIAGLTHVPHAYLYISSALRSVGSDVEEAARTAGASPWQVMTSVSLPMVRPSILYATVLLFFLGLEVFGLMLVLGDPEGNMVLATYLYKLTNKMGTPSYNLMAAVAVVLICITIPLVMLQRRLMRTANRFVTMKGKASQARALPLGKWRWVAGGVIAFWLTVTIGVPLLGVVLRAFISNWGVGVSLWDELSLNTFRTIWAQPNLLRAIVNSMAIGVIGGALAVVCYLFVGIAMHRKPDNTTRFLDYSVLVPRAVPGLLAGLAFLWVFLFLPMWLDNSLKSGWLSGFAWTDWMRENVIVWLRSLRSTIFSVWLAYTVVWMAYGLRLISSTLLQVGPELEEAARSTGATRGQITRHVTIPLSRYGLIGSWLLMFLIFEREYSTGVYLLSPGTETIGSMLVSLWAAGAIDIVAALSFINILLVVVGLGIALRFGVKIHD from the coding sequence ATGAATACATTACGCAGAAAGTGGCAAAGCCTGCCGCGAGGCATCGTCGTGCTGATAACCGCCCTGGTTATCTATACGCCGCTGTCGTTTATCGTGATACAGAGCTTCCTGTCCGCCCCGTTCTTTTCGCCGTCAAAAGAGTGGAGCTTTGAATCATTTGAGTTTATTTTCACCGACCCTGATTTTTATAAGGCCCTGAAAAGCGGCTTTATTCTTGCTTTCGGGCTGGTCTTTATCTCCATTCCGCTGGGCGGCGTGCTGGCGTTTCTGATGGTGCGTACCGACCTGCCCGGCCGCCGGCTGATTGAGCCGCTGATCCTGGTCCCGATCTTCGTTTCACCGATGGTGCTGGGTTTTGGCTACGTGGTGGCCGCCGGTCCGGTGGGCTTTCTCTCCCAGTGGGCTCAGGCGCTGATTGGCTTTGTGCCGTGGAATATCTACGACATGTCGAGCATTGTGGTCATCGCCGGCCTGACGCACGTCCCGCACGCCTATCTGTATATCTCGTCTGCGCTGCGCAGCGTGGGCTCCGATGTGGAAGAAGCCGCACGCACCGCGGGCGCGTCGCCCTGGCAGGTGATGACCTCCGTCAGCCTGCCGATGGTGCGCCCGTCCATTCTGTACGCCACCGTGCTGCTGTTCTTCCTCGGGCTGGAAGTGTTCGGCCTGATGCTGGTCCTCGGCGACCCGGAAGGCAACATGGTGCTGGCGACCTATCTCTATAAGCTGACGAACAAGATGGGCACCCCATCCTATAACCTGATGGCGGCGGTTGCCGTGGTGCTGATCTGCATCACCATCCCGCTGGTGATGCTCCAGCGTCGCCTGATGCGCACCGCCAACCGCTTCGTCACCATGAAGGGGAAAGCCTCGCAGGCACGCGCGCTGCCGCTGGGTAAATGGCGCTGGGTGGCTGGCGGAGTGATTGCCTTCTGGCTCACCGTCACCATCGGCGTTCCGCTGCTCGGCGTGGTATTGCGCGCGTTTATCTCCAACTGGGGCGTGGGCGTTTCGCTGTGGGACGAGCTTTCTCTGAACACCTTCCGCACCATCTGGGCGCAGCCCAACCTGCTGCGCGCCATCGTCAACTCCATGGCGATTGGCGTGATTGGCGGCGCGCTGGCCGTGGTGTGCTACCTGTTTGTCGGCATTGCCATGCACCGCAAGCCGGACAACACCACGCGTTTTCTGGACTACAGCGTGCTAGTGCCGCGCGCCGTGCCTGGCCTGCTGGCGGGTCTGGCGTTCCTGTGGGTGTTCCTGTTCCTGCCGATGTGGCTGGATAACTCGCTGAAATCCGGCTGGCTTTCCGGGTTCGCCTGGACCGACTGGATGCGTGAAAACGTCATCGTCTGGCTGCGTTCGCTGCGCAGCACCATTTTCAGCGTCTGGCTGGCCTATACCGTGGTGTGGATGGCTTACGGGCTGAGGCTGATCTCTTCCACGCTGCTGCAGGTGGGGCCGGAGCTTGAGGAAGCGGCGCGCAGCACCGGGGCGACGCGCGGGCAGATCACCCGCCACGTCACCATCCCGCTCTCCCGCTACGGTCTTATCGGTTCGTGGCTGCTGATGTTCCTGATCTTTGAGCGCGAATATTCAACGGGTGTGTACCTGCTTTCACCCGGCACGGAGACCATCGGCTCGATGCTGGTTTCCCTCTGGGCCGCGGGTGCCATCGATATCGTGGCGGCGCTCTCTTTCATTAACATCCTGCTGGTCGTGGTAGGTCTGGGCATTGCCCTTCGTTTCGGAGTGAAAATACATGATTGA
- a CDS encoding MafI family immunity protein, with protein sequence MDINDEIREFGEGLKDRLEPSLVDFALGYLGFSENVLAFETLCDHIADHDVVISKDEYTQVLKIATDLGLEIDSRYTYINPEK encoded by the coding sequence ATGGATATTAATGACGAAATTAGAGAATTTGGTGAAGGATTAAAAGATCGTCTGGAACCTTCGTTAGTTGACTTTGCCCTTGGTTATCTTGGGTTTTCAGAGAATGTATTAGCATTCGAAACGCTATGTGATCATATTGCTGATCATGATGTTGTGATCAGTAAAGATGAGTACACGCAAGTGCTTAAAATAGCTACTGATCTTGGTCTGGAAATTGATAGTAGGTATACATATATAAATCCAGAAAAATAA
- a CDS encoding response regulator translates to MTRPLDVVIVEDEPHLAELHREYIEQNFHLRVVGIAASIEQACSLIRQHQPRLILLDNYLPDGKGVELIDNPLLKSYECSVIFITAASDMQTCSHAMRSGAFDYLIKPVFFQRLHASLERFMRFIHTVQQVKVVDQHALDRLFNLPAAEASITPSTKGIEPQTLERIKNLFAEHPDNAMSVEEVVENVGISKTTGRRYLEYCVESGLISVEMLYGNIGHPRRLYRKAPDKP, encoded by the coding sequence ATGACCCGACCACTTGACGTTGTGATAGTTGAAGATGAGCCGCACCTGGCGGAGCTGCATCGCGAGTATATCGAGCAGAATTTCCATCTGCGCGTGGTGGGCATCGCCGCGTCGATTGAGCAGGCATGCAGCCTGATTCGTCAGCACCAGCCGCGACTTATCCTGCTGGACAACTATCTCCCGGACGGTAAAGGCGTGGAGTTAATTGATAATCCGCTACTGAAAAGCTACGAATGCTCGGTGATTTTCATCACCGCCGCCAGCGATATGCAGACCTGCAGCCACGCCATGCGTAGCGGCGCGTTTGACTACCTGATTAAGCCCGTCTTTTTCCAGCGCCTGCACGCCTCGCTGGAGCGGTTTATGCGTTTCATCCACACCGTGCAGCAGGTGAAGGTGGTCGACCAGCATGCGCTGGATCGCCTGTTTAATCTTCCCGCCGCGGAAGCCTCCATTACGCCGTCGACGAAGGGCATTGAACCCCAGACGCTGGAACGGATTAAAAACCTGTTCGCCGAGCATCCCGACAACGCGATGTCGGTTGAAGAGGTGGTGGAAAACGTGGGGATCAGCAAAACCACGGGGCGTCGCTACCTTGAATACTGCGTGGAGAGCGGGTTAATCAGCGTCGAAATGCTGTATGGCAATATTGGTCATCCGCGAAGGTTATACCGCAAAGCGCCCGATAAACCGTAA
- a CDS encoding contact-dependent growth inhibition system immunity protein translates to MEDLCRAIRQKLCIDQLIPKVLEVLTENPLAGEYYDGELIAALSTIKGEDLKDQKSTLIQIRKLINQLAHSSVNNKLRKDILRINQIII, encoded by the coding sequence GTGGAAGATCTTTGTCGCGCTATTCGACAAAAATTATGTATTGATCAGTTGATACCGAAAGTGTTGGAAGTTCTGACTGAAAATCCGTTGGCGGGTGAATATTACGATGGCGAACTAATTGCTGCCTTATCAACGATAAAAGGAGAAGATCTAAAAGATCAGAAAAGTACTCTTATCCAAATAAGGAAGCTCATAAACCAGCTAGCACATTCAAGCGTTAACAATAAGTTAAGAAAAGATATATTAAGAATAAATCAAATAATCATATAA
- a CDS encoding ABC transporter substrate-binding protein: protein MSNTFRISLLTATVLFSASALSALPQGYPAEYQKVVDAATKEGKVVIYSTTDIKAAGPLIQGFEKTYPGIKVEYNDMNSTELYNRFISEQASGGVSGDVVWSSSMDTGLKLATDYAMEYKSPEQSQLPKWAVWKDKAYGTTYEPVVFIYNKRLIPAGDVPDSHAALAKLIASQTDKFKGKVTTYDIEKSGLGFMLSVQDHNADPNYFKTLADVAKGGLSVQSSTGTMMERVSSGENLIGFNILGSYAEARAKNDPSLGISYPKDYTLVLSRVSFISQQSQNSNAAKLWLDYVLSEQGQNILANQADIPSIRNDIEGKNDIDGLTKILGNALKPIPVDETLLEYLQPKKRLEYIKEWRTAAGK from the coding sequence ATGTCGAACACGTTCCGAATTTCTCTGCTTACCGCTACTGTACTGTTCTCTGCTTCTGCACTCTCTGCCCTGCCGCAGGGCTATCCTGCTGAATATCAAAAAGTTGTTGATGCCGCAACGAAAGAGGGCAAGGTTGTTATTTACTCCACCACCGACATCAAGGCCGCCGGACCGCTGATCCAGGGCTTCGAAAAAACCTACCCGGGCATTAAAGTCGAATACAACGACATGAACAGCACCGAGCTGTACAACCGCTTCATCAGCGAACAGGCCTCCGGTGGCGTGAGCGGCGACGTGGTCTGGAGCTCCTCTATGGACACCGGCCTGAAGCTCGCCACCGACTACGCCATGGAGTATAAATCACCGGAGCAAAGCCAGCTGCCGAAATGGGCGGTCTGGAAGGATAAGGCTTATGGCACTACCTATGAGCCGGTGGTCTTTATCTACAACAAGCGCCTGATCCCGGCTGGCGACGTGCCGGATTCTCACGCCGCGCTGGCGAAGCTGATTGCCAGCCAGACGGACAAATTCAAGGGCAAAGTCACCACCTACGACATCGAAAAATCGGGTCTGGGCTTTATGCTCTCGGTTCAGGATCACAACGCCGATCCTAATTACTTCAAAACCCTGGCCGACGTCGCCAAAGGTGGCTTATCGGTGCAGTCGTCTACCGGCACCATGATGGAGCGGGTCTCCTCCGGTGAAAACCTGATCGGCTTCAACATCCTCGGGTCCTACGCGGAAGCGCGCGCGAAGAACGATCCTTCGCTCGGCATTTCCTATCCAAAAGATTACACCCTGGTGCTGTCGCGCGTGTCGTTCATCAGCCAGCAATCGCAAAACAGCAACGCCGCGAAGCTGTGGCTGGACTATGTGCTGTCTGAACAAGGGCAAAACATTCTGGCCAATCAGGCGGATATTCCCTCCATTCGTAACGATATCGAAGGGAAAAACGATATCGACGGCCTGACCAAAATCCTCGGCAACGCGCTGAAGCCAATTCCGGTTGATGAAACGCTGCTGGAATACCTGCAGCCGAAAAAACGCCTGGAGTACATCAAAGAGTGGCGTACCGCCGCCGGTAAATAA
- a CDS encoding LysE family translocator — translation MEMSIVAGFWVVSFLLIMTPGADWAYAISAGINGRRVVPAVMGLMSGHLIATLIVVAGVGVVIAQHPLALTGLTVAGAVYLLWLGIGLLRHPAAPEKATHHAGNWRQWAMKGLCISGLNPKVFLLFLALLPQFTDPTGSWSIAMQMSALGVMHLITCTLVYLLVGYGSKAVLATRPQAARRVSMASGGIMVLIAMILLFEQVR, via the coding sequence ATGGAAATGAGTATTGTGGCCGGCTTTTGGGTGGTTTCTTTTCTGCTCATCATGACGCCGGGCGCCGACTGGGCCTACGCCATTAGCGCCGGGATTAACGGGCGACGCGTGGTACCGGCGGTGATGGGGTTAATGTCCGGGCATTTGATAGCTACGCTGATTGTGGTGGCTGGCGTGGGCGTAGTGATTGCTCAGCATCCGCTGGCGTTAACCGGGCTGACCGTCGCGGGGGCCGTGTATCTCCTCTGGCTTGGCATCGGACTGTTGCGTCACCCGGCCGCACCGGAAAAGGCCACCCACCATGCGGGAAACTGGAGACAGTGGGCGATGAAAGGACTCTGCATTAGCGGCCTTAACCCGAAAGTGTTTTTACTTTTCCTGGCGCTGCTTCCGCAGTTTACCGACCCGACCGGAAGCTGGTCGATAGCGATGCAGATGTCCGCGCTTGGCGTGATGCACCTTATCACCTGTACGCTGGTCTATCTGCTGGTGGGGTATGGTTCGAAAGCGGTCCTGGCGACCCGGCCACAGGCGGCGCGTAGGGTGAGCATGGCGTCAGGAGGGATAATGGTGCTGATCGCGATGATATTGCTGTTTGAGCAGGTAAGATAA
- the yjdI gene encoding 4Fe-4S mono-cluster protein YjdI, giving the protein MDKELLDAGYRAYTGEKIDVYFNTGICKHSGNCVRGSAKLFNLKRKPWIIPDEVDVETVVRVIDTCPSGALKYRQK; this is encoded by the coding sequence ATGGATAAAGAACTACTGGATGCGGGTTACCGGGCCTATACCGGCGAGAAAATTGACGTTTACTTCAATACCGGGATCTGCAAACACTCAGGTAACTGCGTGCGTGGGAGCGCAAAGCTGTTTAATCTGAAACGTAAGCCGTGGATCATTCCCGATGAAGTGGACGTTGAAACGGTTGTACGCGTGATTGATACCTGCCCGAGCGGTGCGCTGAAGTATCGCCAAAAATAA
- a CDS encoding Lrp/AsnC family transcriptional regulator gives MDSIDRKILAELQSDGRLSLTELAERVNLSLSPCHRRVRALEQSGAITGYRASLDPAKMGFNFLAIVFATLKEGDRKAVSAFEAAVEEIPQIVLAQRLFGDPDYLMHVVTRDLSAFQKLYDEKLSAMPGVQHLRSTLVMKTVVQDRPFPLESAGRD, from the coding sequence ATGGATAGCATCGATCGAAAAATTCTTGCTGAGCTACAGTCTGATGGCCGTTTATCCCTGACCGAGCTGGCGGAAAGAGTGAATCTGAGCCTCTCGCCGTGCCATCGTCGCGTGCGGGCGCTGGAGCAAAGCGGGGCGATAACGGGATATCGTGCCAGCCTCGACCCCGCCAAAATGGGATTCAACTTCCTGGCTATAGTGTTTGCGACGCTGAAGGAGGGTGACAGAAAGGCGGTTAGCGCGTTTGAAGCGGCGGTGGAGGAAATTCCGCAGATCGTGCTGGCACAGCGTCTGTTTGGCGATCCCGATTATCTGATGCACGTCGTGACCCGCGACCTGTCCGCTTTCCAGAAACTCTACGACGAGAAGCTCTCCGCCATGCCCGGCGTGCAGCACCTTCGCTCTACGCTTGTGATGAAAACGGTCGTGCAGGACAGACCTTTTCCGCTGGAATCAGCAGGGCGAGACTGA